One Pirellulales bacterium genomic region harbors:
- the nuoK gene encoding NADH-quinone oxidoreductase subunit NuoK produces MNLLAEPIGVSHYLVVGAVLFVCGAVCMATKRNALGVLMGIELVLNGANLNFIAFGSRVLHADGQASIGLDGQLIALFVIVLAAAEAAVALAITLNFYNNHSTVDVDRADELKG; encoded by the coding sequence ATGAATTTACTCGCAGAACCCATTGGCGTTTCGCATTATCTGGTGGTAGGCGCCGTGCTATTTGTTTGCGGCGCGGTCTGCATGGCAACCAAACGCAATGCTCTGGGCGTGCTGATGGGCATTGAATTGGTGCTCAACGGCGCAAATCTCAATTTCATTGCCTTTGGCAGCCGAGTGCTGCACGCCGACGGTCAGGCATCGATTGGCTTGGACGGGCAATTGATTGCCCTGTTTGTGATTGTTCTAGCTGCGGCAGAAGCAGCTGTGGCGTTAGCCATTACTTTGAATTTTTATAACAACCATTCGACGGTGGATGTGGATCGGGCGGATGAACTGAAGGGATGA
- the nuoH gene encoding NADH-quinone oxidoreductase subunit NuoH: MADFFIHHWGWWSWLSYLLAGFIQCNLLLLVPFIGAMFFVWVERKVSARIQDRLGPTRTGGKFGWLQLLADGLKLITKEDLMPGEADRLLFKLAPYVSFVFSYATLMALPFADGWVALRMNVGVFFVIAVLGLEVFGVILAGYASASKWSLFGAMREAAQVVSYEVPLGLCIVTPCLIAGSLDLITIAQKQQGWFTNWYIFHDPFTFIIFWVYFTCATASVNRAPFDLAEAESELVAGFHTEYSGFRWLAFYMAEYGSMFTVAGLGAILFFGGWNGPIPVTHLLGWAYTADESHWRTLGYIANLLGCMNFIGKCIFWVTVMIWVRWTLPRLRIDQVMKTCLKYCTPIAAAMFVGVAVWRYEFPGGLWVKQSAASAEVREGAFMDATKKEAGTINQPSAQKLIEKIASEEVQ, encoded by the coding sequence GTGGCTGATTTTTTCATTCATCACTGGGGTTGGTGGTCTTGGCTGAGCTATTTGCTCGCCGGGTTCATTCAATGCAATTTGCTCCTGTTGGTGCCGTTTATTGGCGCCATGTTCTTTGTATGGGTGGAGCGAAAGGTTTCTGCGCGAATTCAGGACCGCTTGGGACCGACGCGCACCGGTGGAAAGTTTGGTTGGCTCCAACTGCTGGCGGACGGCTTAAAGCTCATCACCAAAGAAGATTTAATGCCCGGCGAGGCCGACCGGCTGCTCTTCAAGCTGGCGCCTTACGTGAGCTTTGTCTTTTCGTACGCAACGCTGATGGCGCTCCCCTTTGCCGACGGCTGGGTAGCGCTACGGATGAATGTGGGTGTATTTTTCGTCATTGCCGTGCTGGGGTTGGAAGTGTTCGGTGTTATTTTGGCCGGCTATGCCTCCGCCTCGAAATGGTCGCTATTTGGCGCCATGCGCGAAGCCGCCCAAGTGGTGAGCTACGAGGTACCGCTGGGACTGTGTATTGTTACGCCATGCTTAATTGCCGGCTCGCTGGACTTGATTACGATTGCGCAAAAACAGCAAGGCTGGTTTACGAACTGGTACATTTTTCACGATCCGTTCACGTTCATCATTTTTTGGGTGTATTTCACCTGTGCGACGGCCAGCGTCAATCGGGCACCCTTCGATTTGGCCGAAGCGGAAAGCGAACTGGTGGCCGGCTTTCACACGGAATATTCCGGCTTCCGCTGGCTGGCGTTTTACATGGCCGAGTACGGTTCGATGTTTACCGTCGCCGGATTGGGTGCGATTCTGTTTTTCGGCGGCTGGAATGGTCCGATTCCGGTTACGCATTTGCTAGGTTGGGCGTACACGGCAGATGAATCACACTGGCGCACCCTGGGATACATTGCCAATTTACTAGGTTGCATGAATTTCATTGGAAAATGCATTTTCTGGGTGACGGTGATGATTTGGGTGCGCTGGACGTTGCCTCGGCTGCGAATTGATCAGGTGATGAAAACCTGCTTGAAATACTGCACGCCAATTGCCGCGGCGATGTTTGTGGGGGTGGCCGTCTGGCGGTACGAATTCCCGGGCGGGCTATGGGTGAAACAATCGGCGGCATCGGCTGAAGTTCGAGAGGGTGCGTTTATGGATGCCACAAAGAAGGAAGCCGGAACGATCAATCAGCCATCGGCGCAGAAACTTATAGAGAAAATTGCAAGCGAAGAAGTGCAATGA
- the nuoL gene encoding NADH-quinone oxidoreductase subunit L: protein MNLSNALPTLLGIAWLLPLASFVLIVFFGKHMGSHGKGAAYVACGAIITAFVLSAIALFGWLGEHPLSAKQHNAATERGELAKSSAEGVAPTEEPAAPPAYYSGDWYSLVEVGKLKITIGWYIDALTVAMFCMVTLIASCIHVYATGYMHDELHDVTDHEVHLSDGHHLVRPGRFHQFFQYLSLFCFSMLGLVISGNLAMTFVFWELVGICSYFLIGFYFERKSASTAANKAFIVNRVGDFGFIIGLMALFGAVGTFAYGDTKDADGKLLARGLFSEMRSPENAYRLTPPDGMVKSAASEKVGEIVQDHRQMGGDVAAQSEITSEMRDWRSDGWGYGLLVVAGLGIFCGCVGKSAQFPLQVWLPDAMEGPTPVSALVHSATMVAAGVYLVGRCFPLFTQEVLLVIAYVGCITLFIAATIAIVAVDIKRVLAYSTVSQLGYMMLSLGVGGWIAGLFHLFTHAFFKSLLFMCSGSVIHACHTNDMRKMGGLLKKMPYTGYTMLVGCLAIIGTGIPFVAGFSGYYSKDSIIAQALSFTNHNPVHRVLFIAAAGGASMTAFYMFRLWYMTFIGKPKDHQVYEHAHESPKVMWIPLVILAVFAFGIGWPMWGLTNLLEQARPAGTLETVKGAVIWPSLEHPSEELSHTDMAIHVPASIIAFSTALAGFLLATVFYAWRLLNPEEVRQQFSRLYQFLWHKWYFDELYNVIFVQPVLFVSRRVSDFDKKVIDRFIDGCALAVRGISTIDDAIDRWFVDGLVNWVASAIHSTGLSLRRVQTGRLRQYVMLIIVGTVALFILITFFRSSWAG, encoded by the coding sequence ATGAATTTATCGAACGCATTGCCGACACTTCTAGGAATAGCCTGGCTATTGCCGCTGGCGTCATTTGTGCTGATTGTGTTTTTCGGCAAGCACATGGGCTCCCATGGCAAAGGGGCGGCGTATGTGGCTTGCGGAGCGATCATCACCGCATTTGTGCTGTCAGCGATTGCCCTCTTCGGCTGGCTCGGGGAACATCCACTGTCGGCGAAACAGCACAACGCTGCTACTGAACGAGGCGAGCTGGCGAAGTCGTCTGCGGAAGGCGTTGCGCCCACGGAGGAGCCCGCCGCACCCCCGGCATATTACAGTGGCGATTGGTACTCACTGGTCGAAGTCGGCAAACTGAAAATCACGATCGGCTGGTATATCGACGCCTTAACCGTGGCCATGTTTTGCATGGTGACGCTCATTGCCTCTTGCATTCACGTTTATGCCACAGGTTACATGCACGACGAGTTGCACGATGTGACCGATCACGAAGTGCATTTGTCCGACGGCCATCATTTGGTACGGCCGGGCCGCTTTCATCAGTTTTTCCAATATCTGTCGCTGTTCTGCTTCAGCATGCTGGGCCTGGTGATCTCTGGCAATTTGGCGATGACCTTTGTCTTCTGGGAATTGGTCGGCATCTGCTCGTATTTCTTAATCGGTTTTTATTTTGAGCGCAAAAGTGCGTCGACTGCCGCTAACAAAGCTTTCATTGTGAATCGGGTGGGTGATTTTGGCTTTATCATTGGCTTGATGGCATTATTCGGCGCCGTGGGAACGTTCGCATATGGAGATACCAAAGATGCGGATGGCAAATTGCTGGCGCGGGGCCTTTTTAGTGAAATGCGCTCGCCAGAAAACGCTTACAGATTGACGCCGCCCGATGGCATGGTGAAATCGGCGGCTTCGGAAAAAGTGGGAGAAATCGTACAAGACCATCGGCAAATGGGAGGCGATGTCGCAGCTCAATCGGAAATTACCTCCGAGATGCGCGACTGGCGCAGCGATGGCTGGGGATATGGTTTGCTGGTCGTCGCAGGGCTGGGCATTTTCTGTGGCTGTGTGGGAAAAAGTGCGCAGTTTCCGTTGCAGGTATGGTTGCCTGATGCGATGGAAGGCCCTACGCCTGTTTCGGCACTGGTCCACTCGGCAACGATGGTGGCCGCCGGCGTGTACTTAGTCGGCCGTTGCTTTCCTTTGTTCACGCAAGAGGTGTTGCTGGTTATTGCTTATGTGGGTTGCATTACGCTGTTTATTGCGGCGACGATTGCTATTGTGGCAGTCGACATCAAGCGGGTCCTGGCCTATTCGACGGTTAGTCAGTTGGGTTACATGATGCTGTCGCTTGGCGTGGGCGGATGGATTGCAGGATTGTTCCACCTATTCACGCACGCCTTTTTCAAAAGCCTGCTGTTTATGTGTTCCGGTTCCGTCATTCACGCCTGCCACACGAACGATATGCGGAAAATGGGCGGCCTGCTTAAAAAGATGCCTTACACCGGCTACACGATGCTGGTCGGCTGTTTGGCCATTATCGGTACGGGAATTCCATTTGTGGCTGGCTTTAGTGGTTACTATTCGAAAGATTCGATTATTGCCCAAGCACTGTCATTCACGAACCACAATCCGGTGCATCGAGTTTTGTTTATTGCCGCAGCAGGAGGCGCTTCGATGACGGCATTTTACATGTTCCGTTTGTGGTACATGACATTCATCGGCAAACCGAAAGATCATCAGGTATATGAGCATGCTCACGAATCACCAAAAGTAATGTGGATTCCGCTGGTCATTTTGGCGGTGTTTGCCTTTGGCATTGGTTGGCCCATGTGGGGGCTGACAAATCTCCTGGAGCAGGCGCGGCCGGCGGGCACGTTGGAGACGGTCAAAGGCGCGGTCATTTGGCCCAGCCTAGAGCATCCCAGTGAAGAATTAAGTCATACCGACATGGCCATTCACGTGCCGGCTTCAATCATTGCTTTTTCCACGGCGCTGGCCGGCTTTTTACTAGCCACCGTGTTTTATGCCTGGCGATTACTGAATCCGGAAGAGGTGCGGCAGCAGTTCAGTCGGCTGTACCAATTTTTGTGGCATAAATGGTACTTCGACGAATTGTACAACGTCATTTTTGTGCAGCCAGTTTTGTTTGTCTCGCGGCGGGTTTCTGATTTCGACAAGAAAGTTATCGATCGATTTATTGACGGATGCGCATTGGCAGTTCGCGGCATTTCGACCATTGACGATGCGATCGATCGTTGGTTTGTCGACGGACTGGTAAATTGGGTGGCAAGTGCCATACATTCGACGGGATTATCCTTGCGGCGTGTGCAAACGGGTCGCCTCCGGCAATACGTGATGTTAATTATCGTGGGAACGGTGGCACTTTTTATTTTGATTACCTTTTTCCGGAGCTCTTGGGCGGGGTAA
- a CDS encoding NADH-quinone oxidoreductase subunit J, producing MNWHTIYFLLFSLAACGFALAVVFSSNIVRMAFYLVLSLGATAGLFFLAGADFIGAMQLLIYVGGTLVLLVFGVMLTAQSPFISMKTHSGDWILAAIVGGSLFAVLVQAAFSISQWQAGSSSNDPAIVAAPTTTTVGEGLLGLRVDALSKASTLQQTGVLSGYLLPFEIVSVHLLVVLIGAAYLARAKRRKLVQMAET from the coding sequence ATGAATTGGCACACGATCTATTTTCTTTTGTTCTCGTTAGCGGCTTGTGGCTTTGCGCTGGCTGTGGTGTTTTCCAGCAACATTGTGCGAATGGCGTTTTACTTGGTGCTGTCGTTAGGCGCGACGGCGGGTTTATTCTTTTTGGCCGGCGCCGATTTCATTGGGGCTATGCAACTATTGATTTATGTGGGAGGAACGCTGGTGTTATTGGTTTTCGGCGTGATGCTGACCGCTCAAAGCCCTTTCATCTCTATGAAAACCCACAGCGGTGATTGGATTTTAGCAGCCATTGTGGGCGGTTCACTGTTTGCCGTATTGGTGCAAGCCGCATTTAGCATATCGCAATGGCAAGCCGGCTCATCGAGCAACGACCCGGCAATCGTTGCCGCGCCAACCACAACAACCGTCGGCGAAGGGCTGTTAGGGCTGCGAGTCGATGCCTTGTCAAAAGCTTCAACGCTACAGCAGACTGGCGTATTGTCCGGCTATTTGTTGCCGTTTGAAATTGTGTCGGTGCATTTGCTGGTGGTGTTAATCGGAGCAGCATATTTGGCACGCGCCAAACGACGCAAATTGGTGCAGATGGCGGAAACTTAA